The following DNA comes from Papaver somniferum cultivar HN1 chromosome 4, ASM357369v1, whole genome shotgun sequence.
TGCCCATAACTAGTGTTTTCAAGGTCAGACCTATTCGTGGAAGGTTTAGGCCAGCTTTGCCTCCTCTCCCGTTTGATTTTGTCATCCTCAACAGCCAACTCAACACCGTCTTCCAACTCTCTCTCAATCAGATCATCTTCATCAGTTAAGTCCATCTTACGTGCAACATCTCCGCGTAATTTCTTCCGTTTCTCCATAGCTGCTTTCAGTTTGTCCTTGTCAATCTTTTTGATGGCATCCTGTGGTGACTGGCCTAGAGGATGACCGCTTTCCTTGCTCAAAACTCTACTACTCTTGTATTGTGTATCATCATTTTTCCATTCCCCTGCTTCCATTGTTTCAGCATTCACCTTAGTACTCCTTTCTTGCTCTTCTGCTTGACGTGATCTGTTTCTAGCCTCCACACTTTCCCGTTCAAGCAGTCGATGATCCTTTACATCACCGTCCACTTTATGGTCTGAAACAGCACTTCTCACGTCACTGCAATGGTCACTACCTGGATTTTGTGAATTCCTCCCAGGATCAGAATCATTATCGACATATGAGTGGTCAGATGCTGGTCGATTTGTTGGCACTGCTCCTGACTTTGCTGTAGATACCCCAGTAGCTTGCATATGACCATTTACTGATGCTAGTTCTTCGCTGGCGGAGTGAGTTTTTGTTGGGGGTCGATGACTAACCCCACCATCAGCACTTCCTTCCATTTCGCTCCCATGGGAAGGTGGCATTCGATTTTGCTCATATAATTCTAACATTTGATTGCTTACTTCTGCCATAAAGCGAAAGAGAGCTGTAATGTTAACCGTCTGAATAACCATAATATGTGTACAAAAACACTTTACACACCCAAATAGCAGACATAATCAATCACTTCGTCTAAACCCTAAAACTCTAACTATGCCATCACATTCCAGTCTACGCTCATTACTGGTGTAAAAGGATAAGAAAACCAACCTTCCAACTGGCGTGGGGTGACATCAAATTCTTGCCACCAAACCTTCTCACCATCTGACGGTAACTTTACTTTGAGGAACTTGGCTGCAAGAAAGATAGCACCAGCTGCAATATGGTGGGGCTTAAACTGAAGGCATAGTGATGTCCGCAGCCTGCATGACACTTTACagtgagaaaagaaaaaataacaagaTATATACAGAAAGAGAGGGCGAGATCAATGGAAAGCCATGCCTTCATTCTTAGGAACGTGATAAAAGAAAGGTAAAGGAGCTCTCTATCTTACCCGTCATTCACAAAATTCCACGCAACTTGGGCAAGGGCATTCTGAGCAACTTTAAATTTCTTGATAGCTTCTACAAGAGGTTTATAAGGGTGGTTCACATTAAAGTCAAAACCAAGTGTCGCAAGTACAACCCTTTCTCCAATTAAGATCAGTTCTTTCTGTTGTTCATACACTTCCTGCATTCAAGAATCCAGAAATGAGTGACCTGAAAAGCCGAGTACATAAAGAAACTTAAAAGGTACCAGGCAGTCGTCCTGTAAGGGTATATGCCACACTAGGTGTTGAAGTAGTGCAAAGGGGCATCATTTGCTTCGTGCCTTCATCAAGACAATGATAATTCTTACCTATACTAATCGTCGCAGACGAGTAATATGCATATGTGCAAGGTAATGCAAGCTTTTGAGTTTATCGTAAGCACAAAACTTCATAGCACCGGTTACGAGAATCATGAATCAATTTGCCAGTCCAAGATATAAACTTGGAAGCAAACCCCTTCCTCTCATGTACAACAGTGTACAAGTATGCCACTAATGAAATATCCCTAAGGTCTAACTAGCAAGGTACCTTTAGTTTCTTTTGATGGAAAATTACCGGCACTCAGTATGCCTATGAAGGGTAAAAAATCTTTACACAATATTGATCAAGTAAGAAACGACCTCGGGTTGACACGTGCCAGAATGAGGAGGTACAAAAATAAAGTGGTTGAAAGCACCACAAATGGTACCTTCTGCTTGATTCTTTGAACAGCAGCAGGATCCTTTTTATGCATGATCTCATAGGAGACGAGGATAACGTCTTTGAGCGGTCGaggagtttcttcaaccttcCCTGCTAGAAACATGCACACCGTTGCGATGGTCTGCAAAAATGTTAACAATAATTAGGCACTGAAGTACAGTTGACTAAATAGAAGTAGTAGCAACATCACAACATTCTGTATATGGGTCTTGACAACACTAAAAATGTTCAGAATCTGGACCCATccctttcttataaaaaaaaccaATGCAAAAGTGGATACACTAAGAGAGGGACACAAAACTGTGGTCAAAATTTGGAAATTAACCAGACCCTTGAAACAAAAAATTCATACTTAAAGCCTTAAATTTAATTTGGTTTGAAAAACGGTAATTACTTAATTTGATGCATCTTGTGCTTTCAGAAATTAGCATCCTTGAAGCCTAGAATATCAAACTAACTAaatctaataaaaatattttctatgTAGTGCCAGGTACTGAGCTATCACTAAATTATAATTAAATTGCAAACTAGGCTGCAGAGTATATATGTTTTTCCTAAAGTGAACTTGTTTTTATGTCACCACAGAAAAAGGTTTCTAAGAGCTTGCTCATAAAATGAACCAAATAGAATTGTCCTTGAGGCCTGATTCCACGAATATATTCACTCATCATGTGGCATGCATGAGCTGCAATAACTTTACTGAAATTAAGCAAAATAACTCACCCTTCTATCATTCTTTAAGTGAGACTGGCGAAGGAAAAAGCGATGACAAAATATGATAGCTGTAGCTATAGTTACCTGGGGCCTGCATAACTCAAACATGTAAACCGACGTCAAAAAAATCAGTAGACATGTTTTAACAGTATTATTCACTCATTAACATGCTGAGGAGCACAGTATCTTTGTTCTTAATGTTGAGAAGAAAATGGTATTTTCCCCATTTCTTTGAAATAATGGACAAAGAGGAAAAACAAATCAGCATTTGGACATTTTTAGAGTTTTTGTAATATACTCTCAAGTctcaacattttcagcatagatcTGAAATCATATGCGCCACCTACTTTAAATGTAAACACATGACAAAGTACTATCACTGTCTTTACAGTTACACGGGGCCTGAGTAACCGAAATATATAAAGTGGCAATCAGAAATATACAGTACACATGTTTTAACAGAATTAAGATGCGGAGAGACACAATATCTTTCTTCTTTAACATATGAAAGAAGAACATTCTTTTTACTATTTACTTAAGAACATAATATCTTTCTTAATTAACATATGAAAGAAGAACATTCTTTGTACTACTTATTTAAGAACaagaaaccaaaagaaaaaaaaaataaaaatctcagaGATTCAAACATTTTTAAGCTCTCTATCATAATGTCTACTGTCAAATGTTTTCAGCTTTAACCTAAAATGTATAAGAAACCTACACTAGATAAACCCACGGTCCCGCAGAACCTCTTATTGCATCAGTATTTAAGCTCGTGGCCTAGGTCCCCTAGTTATTTATGTTAACCTTCATCAAAACAGAGCTTTTAATAACATTGATAAAAACAATTGTTCCAAGTTccttatataaccttcaaaaCTTTTGTGAAACTATACATAAGTCTTACACCTAACTATCAATACGACCTCAGCATTTAATGTGCAGAGACATGCATATTTCTAATTTAAGATACGAAAGTCTAAAGGATTCTGTATTTTTTTTGAGACTCATCGAGCAGAAAGAGAACTTTTGCAACTATACACAGGAagctaaaataaaaagaaaaactgaCAGAAAGAAACTAAAGGGTGCAGCAAAAACTGAGCACTAGAACTTACAATAAGCAAATTACAAGGATAGGAAAACTTACACTTTCAGCCGCATCCCTAAATCCTGTAGAAATGTACAGTACGACTTGCGCAGATATGTCTCTTTCTTTAAATCAATTCCGTCAGTCCTAGATGGAGagttttcttcaatttctttccTAGATAGATACCACCGCCCACCGCCTTCCTCTTGCCTATCCTGGGGAAGGTTATATGGGCCACTTTCCATCATTCCGTGAAGCGAAGGATCCCCAGGCAAGAAACCAGCCATTTGTATCTAATTGCAAAGCTAGAACATCAAAAACGCCAGGTACTGCTAGAAGCAGGTTTTACAGCTCAAACCATACAGACTCTGTATTACAGAGCAACGAGAATAACTTCCTGTTACATTGACCGGGAGACATCTCAGAAATTTGGCCTGACAGAGTTTATGACAAATACCACTTATGGTATCGTGTCATTTATATTGCAACTGCATATGCAACATGGACACTATTgaagtaaaaataaaattgaacatAAACATTGAAATCAGTTAACCAGTTCTTCTACCACAAACCTAGGTTCACAAATCGGCTCTAACTGTTAAACCCCCAATTTTGACCCTGATTTAGACCCATACTGAGAATTTTCCTTAAAAGCCTTTTTTTTAGAGAGACTAATTAAAAGCCTTGAAACCAAAGTTGTAGGCCTGAGCAAACTCATCCCAAGTCTATCTAAAGAAAACATTCTGGTGATTGAGTTTCTCAACCTTCTCCAAACTTTGGGCATTAAGTTTTCATAGCCTCTACGAAACAGATGATCCATTAAGATGTTAATTTTATCTTTATTACCATGTCTTTTAGAAGCAGCATCATAATATTCTTATAAGCTTGGGTTCCAAAAAATTCAAAGAATTCCTAACGTTATAACGCAATGACATTATTTTCAAAAAGACAACTTCTGGCAGTAAGATAAGTTAGTTTCTTAGAACATACATTCCCATACTACGAATTACAATGTTTGAAGTATAAAACAAAGTATTCTCTTGATCTTTTCACACCAATACATATAGTAACATAAGTATGAACAACTAAACTCACACAGCTTTATGATTCTTCATAGCTACCTATTTAGTTATAAGTGCTGAATAAATGACTTCGAAGAATGAAGAATCTCTTTGAAAACAGTATTATTGTAGCATACCCATAATACCACATCAGGTTAGAAAATTTAGCTTTTCGATACAGAGAAAATTCCTATAAAACCAGACACATAATACTATCATAGCATTTGCGGTTCGAAGGGAAATTGCCAAATTGGATGAAATACAGTATTATATTACCATGTAATAAGGATATGAAAACCTAAATCATAAATTTACAAGTTCAAAATTCAACCTTTACACTATATCTTCTAAAAGAAACAAATAAGCATATATCCAATTAGAAAACTTCAATTCAAATACCCACTCAAAAAACCAAACCCTAAGATCTGAACTTTGAAGATAACATGATTTTCAACCATCAATTAAAAAAGAAGGCTAAATTTTCTAACCTGATGTGGAATTAGATCGCCGCAAGTCAATAAACCAAAGAAGTGATAAAACCCAGAACGGCGAACTTACAAAATCTGTCGCAGCCAAATCTTCGATAGCAGTTGTTCCAAGCTCGACTctaacaaataaataaatctcaGAAGACCAATAAATAGTATCTTCTGATGatatataaaccctaattatgagcCGCCATTAAACCTCTGAGTGGTTctgcgaagaagaagaaaaaaatccttCGACAGAAGGGAAAAAGAAAGTAACCTAAAAACGTAGATGA
Coding sequences within:
- the LOC113275800 gene encoding cyclin-T1-4-like, translating into MAGFLPGDPSLHGMMESGPYNLPQDRQEEGGGRWYLSRKEIEENSPSRTDGIDLKKETYLRKSYCTFLQDLGMRLKVPQVTIATAIIFCHRFFLRQSHLKNDRRTIATVCMFLAGKVEETPRPLKDVILVSYEIMHKKDPAAVQRIKQKEVYEQQKELILIGERVVLATLGFDFNVNHPYKPLVEAIKKFKVAQNALAQVAWNFVNDGLRTSLCLQFKPHHIAAGAIFLAAKFLKVKLPSDGEKVWWQEFDVTPRQLEEVSNQMLELYEQNRMPPSHGSEMEGSADGGVSHRPPTKTHSASEELASVNGHMQATGVSTAKSGAVPTNRPASDHSYVDNDSDPGRNSQNPGSDHCSDVRSAVSDHKVDGDVKDHRLLERESVEARNRSRQAEEQERSTKVNAETMEAGEWKNDDTQYKSSRVLSKESGHPLGQSPQDAIKKIDKDKLKAAMEKRKKLRGDVARKMDLTDEDDLIERELEDGVELAVEDDKIKRERRQSWPKPSTNRSDLENTSYGHDQHHEDIGDGQSSHGHDIENVEEGEFSQLESPRSNNSRKRKAGSSPLPNKHQLDGKQQRHDYNGPSYHHSHTERDHKRQGKDH